The Triticum aestivum cultivar Chinese Spring chromosome 6D, IWGSC CS RefSeq v2.1, whole genome shotgun sequence genomic sequence CCTTCTCCTAGCCGTGGCCTGCGCGGCGGAGCGGGAcacggagaaggagaaggaggaggagatccGGTGGTGCAAGGAGGACTGCGACTGGAAGGCGGGGCAGGACACCGGGAAGGCCAGGGAGTGCAAGGAGCAGTGtgagcgccgccgccacggccacgaGCTGCTCCAGGAAGACGGCGACAGCTTCGACAGCTGTGTGAGCAAGTgccggggccatgggggctggtgGGGAAAGGAGCGGTGGGAACGGTGCAGGCAGATATGCAGGCAAAGCCAAGAAGGGGAGGGGGGTGACGAGGGCGACAACACCGACGACAGGTGCGAGAGGATGTGCCAGCACTACCACGACCGCCGGGAGAAGAAGCAGTGCATGAAAGGCTGCAGATATGGCGAGTCCGACCTCCTCAGCTCCGACGACGGCCATGAACACGGAGACCGCTGCCAAACACAGTGCAAGCGCTTGCGGCCCGGGTCATACGACAGACAGCAGTGCGTCGAAAAGTGCCAGTGCCAGCAGAAGGAGGACGAGGAGGTGATGAACCACcacggcggcggtggccatggccaCGGCGGCAGCAGCTGCGAGCAGAAATGCCAGCAGCGATACCGCCATGAGTACGACAAGCAGCAGTGCGTGCGAGACTGCaaaagcggcggtggcggcggcgccggtgggCGTGGCCGCGAGGGCGACGAGCGCCAGCACGGCAGGGAGATGGTGGTCGAAGCCATCCTCGAGGAGGTGTAGTGTAACGCCTCGCCTCGATGAAAGTAGCCAGCTCAGCTCTTTCCAGGATCCTCGACCTTTTTACCGCTCCTGCATCTTGCTATGCGTACGTGGTAGGTGCATGTGTGAACTAGAATAAATCGCGGTAACTAGAAATGGCTCTCTAGCTTGGAGAGAGCCGATGTACGAGGAATCAATCTGGAAAGTTATGTGCTATATATAACGAGGCTATGAACTCATCTGCACCCGGTAAATGACGTTCGCTCCAAATATGCACCCGGTAAATGAGGTTCGCTTCAAATATTAgcttatttggacatctgagtagttCTAAAAAAAACAAATCAGACCAAAACAATAGTCCCTCTAtttctttatgtaaggtgtattatttttggcaTGATGACCAAGGCATATAATTATACATGTGTTAGGACGAAATTAACCTTGGCAAAATCATTGATTAGCGGCAACTAAGTCATTAAGAGATAAACACAATCAGGAAAGAGAtacttccttttttttctctttacGAAAAAAGAAGCATGCAATCAGGGGAGAGATACTCTTTTTTTTAAGGGGTAACGATGGattatgaggaattagaagaaatgtACCTTATattgtggaattttatcaaaaaacaaatacaccttatataaaggaacattgtggaattttattaaaaaataaatacaccttatataaaggaatggcgggagtacatgaacagtaaactgTTTTATAGACcccgaatttgtcttttttaccgAGAGTTGCTCAgttgtccaaatgatttgaaaattgggACGGACCTCACGCACCAAATTGCCTACTAtgagaattttttttagaatttttagaattttttagtatttgttttgattttttatttaATACGGGTGCTGATGAGCCCGGGCTCAGAAAAGGATTTTCGCCCAAATATCGAAATCTTATAAACGGGAACTTACCTGAGTGACTCTTAACTCAAGAAGTCAAGATATATGTAGCCATGTGGTTGAATTTTTCTCCACATTTCCCTCCCAAGTATTATAAAGTGGACTCCTGTCATGTAAGAGCATAttcaatagatgatgtaaattTGGAGATGTAGAACTAGGCATTGTATAATTTATATAAGCGAAAAGCGCATTTTACATCTTAAAAAAAGGCAACTTCAACAAATAATGTATACTGGTGATGTAAGAGTGCAACTTCAATAGATGATACTACAAATTGGAGATGTAAAACTAGCTGATGGCCGCGCGGCTGTGTACAACCCGATGTACAACTGCATAATTTAAAATAAAAACATCCCGAATTATACTTAAAATTCCACCTATCCACGATATCAAATAATTACATAATGCATAAAATCCACAACAACAAATGAAACAACAATACAACAAAGTTCATGCACAATACAAGAAACAAACAATGAACTAGGTGACACTTTCGCCATTCCACTTTCAGTACTCCTCCGATAAAAAGATTTCCATGTTTGCACGATTTTTTACCTTGGAGGAATTTGCTCGAACACGTTGCGGGCGAGGTGGAGGCAATCGGCCGGTGCCGGGTCAGGTAGTAGATGGGCGGTGGCTACAGACGGTCGCTAAGTCGTATAGAACAACGGTCACGGCGAGGCTGCTCCACGCACGGGCGGGTGGGCGGCGGGTGGCTCCGGTGTCGTGCGGCTCCACGCGGGTCCTCTAGCTTCGGCGGCATGCCGCGGCTAGCAGAAGCACCAACGCGGCCACGACCACACCGTTGATGGCATCACGACAGCAGCAACTCCGGTGAATCTCCGAATCGAATCGGCGGCCAAAATCATCGGCAGCGGCGGTTGTCGCTATGGCGGTGAGGCAAGCAGCGGGGATAGGCGAGCGGGGTCGCGGCGGGTCGGTGATGGACAGGTGGGCGGCAACTGCAATTTtgggcgggcgggcggcgggggcggaggCGGGCAGCCGTCGAGCGGACGCGGGGCGGGAGGGCGGAAGCGAAACGAAGGATGTCGGGCGGTTGACGCGCGATTGCACCTACatgtgttgtattttacatctccTGAAGGTGGAGTTGTAATGTTTTTTCCATCTACATCATCATCTGTTGGAGGTTGGTTTTGGGGCCTCCGAGATGTATATGTTCGTTATTTTTGAAACtatatcatctattggagatgctctaagtatgATAAAATCTTTGGTTTTCATGATAACTAtataaatcatggcaaaaaataCTAGGGATAAAAAATAGCCAAGCACATTTGACATGCGCTAGTACCATCAGCGCGTGATGGTTGTGCCGTTGTGGTTGATTAATGCTTGAATATCAATACTTTTGGTATTGCTAAATATGTGTACAGCGCATGACGACGTCATGACATGGGCCTGATCTGGCTCATGCGTCGTCGGGTCTGCCACAATTTAGGCACGACATATGCTCGGCCCCGGCCATCTTATGAAGTGCGCGCAATTCACCAGGCTCCTTGACGAGGGACTAAAATGTTGAGCTAACTTGTTTCGTGTAACTTGCCGAAATCACTAATCAAGGTGAGCTCCAGTTTTCCAGTCCTCCGGTGACGCCGCCACCGTGAGTCTCATTGGTGGGCGGGTAGATCCCGCGATCCAGGACATTTCTCCTCTTCTGCTTACCCTCTCCCCTCCCTCGGTTCTCTCCTGGGAATATGGTGTGCGCGGAATTAGAGTTTTGTGGGTTTTTTCGTCGACTCTGGTCATGGCGGACACTGGTGATGGTAGCGGGTCGAGTGATCAAAGCACCATGGAAACAGAGAAGCTCCCGGAGATATTGATgaccaaaaaaataaataaagaaaaacaaaaataataatgaagttttctaatgGAGAATGAATCAGACGACGACCATCATGGCCGTGCTTCGTACCGGAGAGGACCATTTCCGGGTCGTCTTGGTAGGCCACGACGACCATCACACGCAAGCGCTCGCCTGCGTTTACTCATCGCAGACCCGTCAATGGGGCAGTGTCATCTCCGCACCAATTCCACCCGTTGTTTCTATAGTGACCGAAATTCCAGGTGTCCTGGTTGGGGATTCCATTTACTGGTTGTCTTCTAGGAATCCGGATCATCCGACTCCCATTCTTGAGTTCAATTTGGGTACTTAGAGCCTCGCCGCGGTACAGCTCCTGGCCAATATGTATGGCCAGGGGAATCACAGCCTCTGGGTGATGCGGGCACAGGATGGTGGCCTTGGATTACTCTTCCTGTGGGGCACCGATGCACAACTATGGAAGAGGACCAAGACAGATGGTGATGGTGCTGCTAATTCATGGACGATCACAAAGGCTATTCAAATGGACAAGCTACTTTCAGTGAACACAGAGGAGGAGAAAAGGAGCCTGTCGATAGAAGGGCTTGTTGAGGACCGTAATGTGGTGTTCTTCAGAACAGCAATCAGTCACTTTATGGTGCATCTTGAGTCACTCTGGTCATTGAGGTGCAAGGAACTTTCTGAAACCAACATCATACATGTGTTTCATCCATTCTCAAGTGTCTATACTACTACATATAATAGCATATCTTCATGATGCAGGTACAAGAATCTAAGTCATTTCCTATATACATAACTGGTTGATATATGAATGCCTTCCGCGTTGTCTTTTATTTAGTGTTAAAAAAAATCTGAAGTAAGGTTGTATATATTGGTTGGCTCTTTTAACCCCTTGATAAATTCTTGAACATATAGTGGtgtttcctagtgttttgttctgATACTTGTGCGGCATAATTCTCTATGATGTTTATGATCTTGATAAACATTCTCGTAGCTAGTATCCTTTATCTTTGTTATTCCATTAGTTAAGCTTCCATAGACAATGCATTTTTTCTATTTTGTCATGATTTTGGGATTGAATTAAAGTATGGGTTTATCCCTtcttctccaaaaaaagaactcgTAGAATTATTTTCTAATATACTCATGCCATTACTATTATTTGTACTGAATTATGTGTTTTGAGTCGGTGTTAGCAAAAAAAACAAATTGCCAGTTTATTGTATGTTTTGTAGAATGAAGGAATGAATACGGAGATTCCAAACTGGTTcataaaataattaactaaatatcatggTTTCATGCCTGTTGAGGTGTATAAAAATCGTATACCAGTAATATTAGTGCATAGCTGCAGTATTACATATTAGATTGAATTTGAAAACAACTGCATTAATAAATAACGTGAACCAGCTATAAATGTGAAATTGGCTGCTCAATCGGCATATTTGAAGCTTAAAGCTGATTATAATTTTTCTTCGCAACGTATTATTATATGGGTTGATCTTGTTAATAATCTAATTCCATACTTTGGAGTAATAACTTTATATGATATTTACAGAGCATTTATtcatttcatttttattaagagccTCAGTGTCCTACTACATGTTGCAAGTCCATATGCACGACAGAAAATTGATCTGCATTTGTACAAGACAAATTCCTATATTTACTTCATTCCATTATCTAAACCAGAATGGTCACAACCACTTTGTTGCTGGAATTTATTTAGTCTTTTATTAGTAGTGTTTCTTTGTCTGATATAGTGTGAAATTGAATAATTCTAATTAACTTGGTACTTCTCCCTCTAGCTCCTCGGACGATTGACAACTTAGGACCTTCCCTTGTTTGTGTATATATGCTTCATTGATGAGAAATGTTGTCGCGCTAAGTA encodes the following:
- the LOC123142229 gene encoding antimicrobial peptides encodes the protein MGVKGGGVLWCLLLAGLLLLAVACAAERDTEKEKEEEIRWCKEDCDWKAGQDTGKARECKEQCERRRHGHELLQEDGDSFDSCVSKCRGHGGWWGKERWERCRQICRQSQEGEGGDEGDNTDDRCERMCQHYHDRREKKQCMKGCRYGESDLLSSDDGHEHGDRCQTQCKRLRPGSYDRQQCVEKCQCQQKEDEEVMNHHGGGGHGHGGSSCEQKCQQRYRHEYDKQQCVRDCKSGGGGGAGGRGREGDERQHGREMVVEAILEEV